The segment AAGGTGGATAAATTCATGCAGGTCTGTGTCTTAACTGTGATATCAATAATGCACTAGTTTGTGCTTTTTCCTCTGCACCAGAGATCTTGGGCTCATTGCAAACCATTTTCATATTATTTACTGTTGTGATGGTTTTACAGGACATTGCGCAGGCGCAAAATGCGCTCTCCGCGAGCCCCTCCAGAGCAATAGCTTTACCAGAGCCAGGCCCCGCCCAGGAGGAGAAGGCCATTGGGTTTGGGGACACAGTTCCTGAAGGTGTGTGATTATATAAAATGTCACTTAATTATTGGCTGAATTAATTATATTTTCCCCACCCCCTTATGCACTAATTTATCTGTGTTGTAAAGGACTTTACCcaaggttgtatcctgagttgAGTGAATTTATGGGCTTGAATTTGAGTGAAGATGCTTTGCAGCaggtcctctctctcccctcctcggACCAGTCTAGTGGGGTAAGGGTCCAAGGTGTGGAGCATATGCACATGTGgaatttctgtgtgtgcatgtgtgtgtgtgcctcagagagaaagagagagagagagagagagagagagagagagtgtgtgtttgcataactGTATGGATGTGCTCTGTTCCATAGGTTGTGAGTGTCATGTCATCTGGTCCAGTCTGGGCGAGTGCTCCTATAACAGGGGGTGACGTAGGCATCCGTCGAGCAGAGATCCGGCAGGGTGTGAGAGAAGTGGTACTGTGCAAAGACAATGACGGCAAGATTGGCCTCCGTTTGAAAGCTATAGATAATGTAAGATTCGCCATGCAGACTGCTCATGAACACTGTCACACATCACACTGATATCCCTCTAATATTGCTTcactgaatcacacacacacacgctaaagcacacacacacacacacacacacacacacacacacacacacacacacagacacacacacacagacacacacacacacatactgcacacaaaTCCAAATGCACATTTACTGTCCATGTGTTTCAGCATATGATTAAGTGTATTTTACTCAGtaaatgtgtgtctgcatatttCAGGGTGTTTTTGTACAGCTTGTGCAGGCCAACACGCCGGCAGCACTGGCAGGTTTGCGTTTTGGAGATCAGTTGCTGCAGATTAATGGAGAGTCCTGTGCCGGGTGGAATAGTGACAAAGCTCACAAAGCGCTAAAGAATGCTAACGCAGAGAGGATCACGCTTGCTGTTCGAGACAGGTAGAGCCCTGGAAAGATAACACTAACATGCAAGTGTTTGCATACACACAGGTTAATCATTTTTTCTGTCATAGAGTGGTatatttacgtgtgtgtgtgtgtccttgcacAGGCCTCTGGAGCGCTCAGTTACCCTTCATAAGGACCTGAATGGCCAACTAGGGTTTTTATTTAAAAAGAGTCGTATCACTGCCATAGTGAAGGACAGCTCTGCTGCGAGAAATGGTCTCCTTACCGACCAACAAATTTGTGAGATCAATGGACAAAATGTCATTGGCCTCAAGGTcagtgtcagtctctctctctctctctctctctcactgtgtctgAATATCTGTTGTCCACTGGATGTcatttctccatctctgtccttTAGGACTCTCAAGTCTCTGACATCTTGAATTCATCAGGAAGCGTTGTCACAGTTACTGTGATGCCATTAGTCATATATGAGCACATGATGAAGAGGTGCGTTAAGCATTTGTGGGATTTTGCTAAGCAATCAGAGTGCTCCTCGTGTTAAGGCCTTcctcattctttttttctctgtctttcctttctttcactCAGGATGTCCACCAGTATTGTGAAGTCCCTAATGGATCACTCTATCCCAGAGGTCTAATGGTGTTCGTTGCTGATGGAAGCCAGTGCTGTTTAAATTCCAccagatggcacacacacacacacacacacacacacacacacacacacacacacacacacacacacacacacacacacttgcttttgATTCAGAAGATGTGAAGGGACAccagtagtgtatgtgagagtcgTGTGAACAAGACAGAAAGGGAAAATAGAGTGAGAGCCACGAATAAtaaagataaaaagagagagagagagtatttacTGAAACGTCTTCCTTTAGACTTGGTTTAATTgttaagtttatttatttatttatttgtccatTTATTTAGTACTTGATCTATTCCATATGTTCTTATATGGTGTTGGCAATATTACTCAGGCTTCATATTAACTACATGcccatgtttaaaatgttagGTTAACCTGATGGAAACCAGGTACCATACATTCAGTAATGTTagctgaaaataaaaaataaaaataaagatacATTGACTTTGGAAGCCATTTTAGAACTATGCAGGGAGAAATGACAAATCTCAGAATATTACAGTTCATTATTTTTAAAACCATAATGTGTGCGAGTTATGTGTGAACTTGAATTTTTTCTGtttattattgatttttttgcaTAAGTTATATGTGAGTATTTTGTAGTTGGGAATGTGTTTAGCTTTTGTTCTCTTTGTGATTCAAGGGAAGCACTTGACGTTAAAAAGCTCATTAACTGTCCCCCAGACTGTCCTTCAAATGTGCACCTAAAACATTCTGAGGTAGATAAAACATTGTGTCCAAAGATATTTCAagaatttgtttgttttataaattaatTCAGTgcaattaaaataaatgttaatgttatctTACATGTCCTCAACTGTAAACAGTGCTGTGTAAGTCTGTAGTGTGTCTTTAGTAGTCTGTAAATATGACACTATTTATATCACTGTATCTTTGTCAGCGTGGTCTTTAGTTTGATTACGTGTCAAGTACATATCACTAAATACATATGACTGAAGGATAATGGTATTTACCTACAtacctctttccctccttcatgTCGGTATTCTACACATTCTGTACATGGGGGCACCAGAAAATATCATACTCTAGCTCAATTACAAATGTGAAATATTCACACTCAATGATATCTGAGAATTCATGTGTattcatgtacagtatactACTAAGACACCTGTATGTACAACTGTGATACCTTACATACACTGCAGATTTATGTAGGAAATGCTCATAGGCCTAGTTAAACACAAGGGATGCAAAGAGAAACAGTGCagcattttttttcagttttctgaTTTGTGATTTACAAGCAACTAGTTTTGGTCATCATCTTCTGCGCACTGGAGTAATGATGAAACAATTCAATTCAGCTGCAGTATCAACCTGGCATATGTGCCACTACATTATGTGCCTTTTACCACATGTTCAACTGATTCAGATACAGGGATTGGACAATGAAACACTGGCCAACACACAGTAGTGTTTGAGATTTAATGCCTACATATTTGCACATTTCATCAGTAAGAACAGAACGTAAAGGTTGTATAAGGAGAAGGCAATAACACAACTGTACATAAAATATTACAATCCACACAACATAATGAGAGACATCCAAAAAGAGGACAAATTGTCGGTATGTGTCTCATTGGCACATCTGTTACCAGGACAGTAAATCTTTGTGGTCCATCAAGAGCTGAACGAAAGTAACTTCAACAGGAGTAACTGGATGCAAGAGGAAGCAGTCCATATGAGATGTCTGGGTACCAACCcagattatataaaaaaaaacatgaaaccaCTGCTGCCCAACTAATTGCAGAATTAAATGTGCATCGTTACTCTCCACCAAAACTATTCCTCAGGAGCTCCACAGGGTCCATATTCATGGTTCGGCTGCTATAGCCAAACCATTGGTCACTCATGCCAAATATTGGGCTGTGGAGAGTGTCCAACATGTTTTGTTCGTCAATGAGTCCACCTTCACTGTCACCTTCATGGTGTGGAGAAACCCAAAAGAgactttaaaaaacattttggaGGACCATGTGCACCcaatttgggggcagccgtggcctaccggttagtgcttcggacttgtaaccggagggttgccggttcgaaccccgaccagtaggagcagctgaagtgcccttgagcaaggcacctaacccctcactgctccccgagcacctctgttgtagcaggcaggccaggattagtgtgtgcttcacctcactgtgtgttcactgtgtgctgagtgtgtttcactaattcacggattgggataaatgcagagaccaaatttccctcacgggatcaaaagagtatatatacttatacaatgGTTCAAACATTACCCTCAAGTCGGGGCTGTGTTAAGATGATCAATGACACACCAGTACACACAGCATGACAGAGTGGCTTGAAAATGAACAGAGTGGTTTGAATATCAAAGTGAAATTAAACATCTCCCATGGCCTGCACAGTCACCAGATTTTAATATTGTTTAGTTATACTTGGGGGGTTTGTTGGAGATAGAAGATAGTCAGGAAATGTTTTCCTCTGTCAGCATCATGTAGTGGCCTGCCAGCGCCACCCACTCTGCAAGAGGAATggctcaaaatccctccggccACTGTGCACTGTCATTCCCAAGACGAATTGATGCTGTATACTAATAAATTACTCTGGTCTAAAACCAGGTGTTTGAGTTTCATAGTCCAATCCctgtatttcacacacatgTAAAAGTGATTATTCCAGTTGTGTATGCAAATGTTACaattctatgtgtatgtgtgttctatGTTGATGTTTAGGCCTATAGATGTATCCTATCCCAGAATGTGAGCAAAGAAATGATAAGTGAATACAGGCGCATCATGTGGTATgcaggggcgtagcacaagatcctgagCCCTATgcaggcagtcctgatgggcccccatgttcCCCCCTCATgcatatattccagacttttcaagggccctcttcCCCTTGGGTCCCTGGTAATCAGTCCCACTTTTACCCCCAGTTTGATGCCCCTGGTATGGCTTTTCCATGGATATTTGGGGTACAGGCCATATAGGATGGCAGGAATAGACTTACCTGAAAGAAAAGTTTATGAAATAACTAAAGAAATACAATGTCTACATGCAATTGTTCTGACATGAAATTCTCAATTACTATGCCAAGAAAATAAGACGTTTTATTGCACTTGAAGGTGAAAACTGAACATAGCCAGCCTATGTTATGGTATGAAGTCTCGCGAGAAAATACACGTCCCATTTTGCCACGTTCCTTCATCTTGTATCGCGGGGAGTTTGAACAAGGAAGAGAGCCTTTACATCTGATTGGTCTTTTCACTGGAAACCTCCACCCTCTAATACTTTGACTAAATATGATTGGATTACATCTTTGCCTGTCAAGTTTTCACTGTCTGGACTTTGCTAACATATTCCAGCAAGATTTCTCCCCATACCTGATGGAGAAATTTCTGACGAAGGATATCCTGGAGTAACACAATTCCAAGCGCCAAATatcttgtaggcctatattcgTCCCTGCTGTGACAGCGATGGGCCAGAAGAAAAATTCGCGCAGTCAGGCAAAAAAAGGTAAGCATCTTCTGTCATCCTGCTCAGATTGATGCAGCGTCACACTGTAGCAGCCCATACGGCGGCGGGCCTGGGCAACTTTATCTTTCTGGATCAATTATCAGTAAACCTGGAATATCAGATGTTGTCTTAAGTGATAATGGAGTAAAAGAATGAAAGGAGAAAACGGTCTCATATTTGGTTTGTAGAggacgcagcagcagcagtagcctaggtaGTAGCCTACTACTTCTGCTATGTTTGTAAACCCACACTCCACACAAAGACTTGCAAGTTACCCTGCAGGAATGTTAGACATTGTTTCATTGCATCTTCACATCTTCACTGACAGCTGCACGTCTGTTGCTAACTATTTCGTAGTGTTTCCCACTTAGACGAGAAAAGAATATAGGCTAGGAGAAGATCACGAATCAAACGTGACATACCCTAAATGTTAACATCCTAGTCTGGATAGTGATGACAATCACCAAAGCTCAAACGAGTATTACTTCAGGGTAAAGTTTAGCTTCCTCTAGGCGAAACAGagttcgtgcgtgcgtgcgccaTAGTGCATAGTTCATAGTCAGACATTCGAAAGGAGAAGTCTTGGCCACAACCACCGGACGCTGGGGTCAAGTGATCGTTGTGGTCGTAATAAAGACAGTGCTAAAGGCATGTGACATGGACTGTCTGGAAATATATCTGTTGTAGCGGATTCTTTTTATCAGGGTTTTATAGGATATCCTATGTGAATCGTTGGTCTTCAAACTACATTTCCGATCATTTAGACGTAGGCTACACGACCTGCACGATAGGCTTGCATCTGTCTCCTCTTTTGGCCCTAAGGTTTAGTTGGTTCTAGCTATTCAGACATTACAGTATGTGCTCTCATTGTGCTGAATGTGCTTATCCATtgttttacctaccaccaagtCTACAACCATGTGCAGAATCTGTTTACAGCCTGATTGAAACAGGAAGGGAGACAGGCGTTTTGGTTTATGGCTAGTGGATGATGTCACTGTTAATTCATGGCACTTAAGGATTCCTAGGTATCCAGTATTAACCCTCTTGGGTTAAAACATTTCTTTGATTACTAACTAAAGTACCCATAGAGACATTCAGCCATCTTTATTTCATCTCTGTGCATTGCAACATTTGGCAGCATTACAGTTGAATCCCCATTTAAATCTCTCCCCAACacattttgtttctgtttggATGTTCACCAAAATCAGTTTGCTATATTCAGTCCCAACTCAGAGCAGTAAGCCAGGAGTGGGATTTAAAACTCCAATGTCTCTTACCAGTGCTTAGTTACTTCCACAAATTACACCACTCCCCATAAGTGTTACACATAGCATTCATAGATTGTAAAAATAGGAGTTCCATCTGTTGTTTTTGTAGTATAGGACTATTTATATGATTGGATTGGGCAGATTGGTGGTTATGAAAAATAACTTTTTTATACTTGTATTTACctgtattagatagatagatagatagatagatcgatatatactttattgatccccaataaaaaaaatcaagattATTATGATAAATAGGTTCTACTGCACACAGTGATGATAAGTGGTGTAGTGCCACTTAAAGAAAATCGGCTGGATTATGTCATGTTTTGTGaattatgtgtgaatgtgatgcAGTAGTATTCATCATTCAGGCATCAACCCAAACGGAGTTGTTTGAGTGTTTATTTCAGAATGGCAAGATATGGTAAATAAGCTTGGCTACATTTCATATGGCCTTCAGCTAGAGTTGTTACTCTAGTGTGTGACACTCTCAAAAGTGATAGGCTAGTTGGTAGGTGCAACTTTGAGAAGGGGCCTTAGACTTTGCCATAAACCAGTCAGAAACCTGAGGTCAGGGATTGGGTTATGACAATGTTTGTCAAATTCAAAAACCCTTGTTGACAAGTGGAAGGATGAGGGAATGTCTTGAAGTAAGCACAAAGTAGATCTCTGAGTCATTGCAGTGGTGAGCAGATGTTTTAGGATGTGTTTGATTGATGACTTTATTGAACTTTCTTGTATTATTTAGTGATATATTAGTTGCACCCCCCTTTCTATGGACATGCATAATTATCACATATTTCTGTGTCATGGGTTTGAGTGAGTACACACTTTTACAGATTTACGGATTACGTTTTACAGGTGATGAAGCATGAGTTAGTGTCTTGTAAGTATGTGTGATGGGGAACTAACAGCAtgcttaaatgtgtgtgtatgtgtgccttgTGACATGAcagtaaactgtgtgtgtgagtgtgacagagaCTCCAAAGTGTCCTCTCCATATGAGGGCCAGTCTAGAGTGTATGCTGACGGCAGCACTAAAAATACTCTGAGCTCTGTGTATCGGGTTCCAGCTGAGTTAGCGGGCGAACTCTGCTGAGTTGGAGCAGAAGTCCTCACAGTTTTCTTTTGCCGATCTCCAAACCTGTGGGAATGGCAGAAACCATCACAGACGGAAACACAATGATGGAAGACACAATGGTGGAAGACACAGGTAGAGTAAGGACTGGATGAGAGAGCCATGCAGAAGTGTATGTGTCCGCACTGGCACGTCCATTTGCCCACATGTGGGTGAAAGACGGGCTGAGGCACCATAACAGAAACAAACGGACATATCAGATTTAGTGACTGATAGGTTTTATTGTTTTGGCGAAGTGTCAGCTCACGATGAGAGAGGTGTAAATGATGTGACTGTGCATGTTTCAGTGTGCTAATGAGGATAGGGGTGCAGAGATacttgtccattgtgctcacAGGTTAGTGCCTTTTGACAATGGATCATGTAGTTTGAGCAGCAGACACAGCTGTTcaattcctcctctctccccatgtCTCTGTCCTGTTCTTTCTGTGTTGCATGCTCTATATTTGTAGAGATATAAATAGTCTATTTGGCAGAAAGCTTAGTGTCTGTTGAAGAGGAAATTAATTTCGTGCAGGACTGAAAAAGAAGCCTTTTTCTGAAAATATTATAGAAATATTATCTCTGTTAATTATTTGTTGTGAATCAGACTGACCACAAAACAACGGCCAATGTGGCGAGATGGTTGTCATAGATTACGATAGATAGTTGGATTATGGCTGCTCTGTCCTCTTTATTCCAAAGTTGTGTGTCTATGAACATCTTTACTGTAACATTTGTTTGTCATATAACATCAAATCAAATTGGATGAGCTCAATTGTTTTCATGACCTTGGCATTCACATACAACACTCATGAAAATATTCTGTAGACGAGACctctttgttgtgttttgtaggcCCTTTGTCATTGCTGGACAGACAAATAAATGCacatttgtttgtatgtatattgCTCCTAAGCGACCTTGAGGGTTCTGCTTCAGCCATCTGATACCCCTGTTATATTTTAACCCTGTGTTCTTTACCCTCTACCCACAATGCAATTGCCCATTCATTCTCTGGATACCTGCAGACACATTTGCCGTAACGTTTAACCATATTGAAATGGCCAATGACTCGTTACTGTGCTCACCCAGTTGTTCAGAGTAAAAGGGAGTTCTTAACAGCTTTTATAAACGAGTACCCGTATGTGGTCAGAAATACAGGAAGCAACATATTGGGGCTGATTATGAGGATGTGATCTTATCAGCTATACAGACCTGCTTTTATTTGGATTTTTGTTTCCACAAATGCCCTACATTAGAAGATGTTTTTAATTGAACTGATGCAGTATAAATAGTACTGTTCTGTTTACAGGTACAATTACATGCTTTGCTTTTGCAATATTTTTACAAAGGGGTCATTCTGTGTTAAATCcgataaggttgttgctgcaccgtcAAACCATGTGTATATCATAAATGGATCCTAAAACCGAGGCCTGTAAAATACTTCTGTTCAAATCTTctgttttcatattttttcagCCCTTGACATTACTTGACAGCCTGAAAAACACATTAT is part of the Alosa alosa isolate M-15738 ecotype Scorff River chromosome 16, AALO_Geno_1.1, whole genome shotgun sequence genome and harbors:
- the LOC125309675 gene encoding syntenin-1; the encoded protein is MSLYPSLEDMKVDKFMQDIAQAQNALSASPSRAIALPEPGPAQEEKAIGFGDTVPEGLYPRLYPELSEFMGLNLSEDALQQVLSLPSSDQSSGVVSVMSSGPVWASAPITGGDVGIRRAEIRQGVREVVLCKDNDGKIGLRLKAIDNGVFVQLVQANTPAALAGLRFGDQLLQINGESCAGWNSDKAHKALKNANAERITLAVRDRPLERSVTLHKDLNGQLGFLFKKSRITAIVKDSSAARNGLLTDQQICEINGQNVIGLKDSQVSDILNSSGSVVTVTVMPLVIYEHMMKRMSTSIVKSLMDHSIPEV